The Setaria italica strain Yugu1 chromosome VIII, Setaria_italica_v2.0, whole genome shotgun sequence genome includes the window CTTCAGTATCCTTTAAGGAGAAAAGCTTGGAGTGTTTAGCCTCAGTGCTAAAGACTGGACTTTGCTGTGCCAATCCATCCCCAAGTGAGCGCATGGACATGCAGGGAGTGGCTGCTAGGCTGCACGGAATAAAGGAGGCTTATCTCAGAGGAAACTGAGGTAACATTGTTTGAGCTTACCTGACAATCTAAATTTCCTAAGAATCTGCTATCGAGATAATCTGTTTGGATAGCTAGAAGTTTGACAGCCCTGATTATTTGTAGTTAATTACTTATTCTGAGTGTAAGATGACCCGTATGTTCGTGTGGCTGATGATAGCTCATTTGATTCATGAGTGTGAGCATAAGATGATTTTGACAGTATTTTTGAAGTTTGTAAAACataaattttaataaaataattaCTAATGCATTCCAAGTTATTGAACTAGCCAAGTCATCCCAAGTCATTGAAATACCTattagttcaaaaaaaaaagactacaaGAAATAATCACCCACGCAAAAGTAGTGCCATTTTTTTGCCATCTCAGTGTAGAAGTAGAAGAAAATATGCAAGCCAAAGATACTAGTGCAAAGGAGATGACTGCAGTACAAAGCGTAGATGGTATTGTAATGGCCAAGAGGGGAGCAACACCAAGCAGAACGAAGAGATTGCCGCCCCAGTGCACGGATGAACTCAGGAAGAGTCGCTGTTGCTGCCGTGCCGCTGCTGTCTCTCTgctatgctgctgctgcctctgcTCCGCACCGCGCGCAACGCCGTTGCTAGCCGCGCCGCCAGCCTGCCTGCAGCACCACGCCTGCTCCCTGCAGGCTGTGCCGCACCGAACCACCTGCAGCGCCGTCCCCCAAAATCCGCACGCACCGGATCTGCAGTGGGGGAGGCTTCAGACTCTCCGCACTCATCATACTCTATTTCCATACTCTAAAAGGAATATTCTATTCTAGTTATCGAGATTCTCTCCTCTATACCAATTTCTCCCGCACCCGTGTTACTCTATACCACATATTCTATACCAACTACCCTATATTTTATTCAACCATCTTCAACTACCATCTCATTTTAACAAACATATTTCTTCATAACACggtcatttagaatggttatcCTAAATCATGGAATGTGAATAATTAGTAATACAACTTTTTCATTAAGTAGTAATTGTTAGTAGTACTATTTAATTAATGATATGTAATTAAAAAATATGCTCACCTGCCTTGACGTACTACAAGAGCTGTACTTCACGCATGGACAAAGTAGCATGGTGCAGCTTTGCAAAAGCAGTCTGGTCACATGCAAACAATTCTTGCGGGATTGTTGCACTCATGAAGCACTACAATATGATTGCACGGCAATGACAAGTATATGAACCGGTACCCTTGCTAGCTACAACTTGCATGCCTCCATCTAGTGGCCAAGCACCATGGACAACTTCACTTCCTCGTGTTTTACCAACGCCATAGACGGCTACCCAGGCTCCTTGCGAAGGTACTGgatgatggaggaggaagatgatgataCTCATTTcttggttgatgatgatgaagcggAGGCCGCAACATACAACCACCTAGTGCAAGCAGAGAGCTCTCGCACGCGCCGTCAATTTGATGCGCCATGAAAGGTCATTTGGCCGAGGGACCTTCCTTCTAGTCACAAGAGGATCAAAGCCAACTACTTTGCTCCAAACCCTGTTTACAATGATAAGCAATTCTGTAGAAGGTAAAGTTGAGCATATTTCAAAGATTGATCAGCCCATGTCTCTAGTACCTCATATCAGAAGTGTTTTTGCAGGTTTCGGATGCATTGGCATTTATTCAAGCATATTAAAGAGGCTGTTAAAAATCAAGATAACTACTTCAAAAAGAAGTATGATGCCACTGGCAAGGAAGGACTATCGGCTCTTCAAAAATGCGTCGCCGCTATACGCATTCTCGCTTATGGTGTCCCAGCAGATGTTGTTGACGAGTACGTGCGTATTGGTGAGTCAACTGCTCAAAAAGCTTTGCATCATTTCTGTCGGGCTGTCATTGATGTTTTTGGCGAGTATTACCTACGGGCACCCAATGCTGCCGATGTAGCTAGGCTTCTTCAAGAGGGTGAGGATCGTGGGTTCCTGGGGATGCTAGGCAACATTGACTGCATGCACTGGGAGTGGAGGAACTGCCCCACATCATGGAAGGGTCAGTTCACGAGCAGAGGGAAGCATCCCTCTATGATCTTAGAGGCGGTTGCATTGCATGATCTATGGATATGGCATGCTTACTTCGGCATGCTTGGAAGTAACAATGACATTAACGTGCTTCATAGATCCCCAGTATTCTCTGCTTACCTCAGGGTTCATTCAACCCCCGTGTCATTTGCGGTCAATGGAAGGACCTATAACATGGGCTACTACCTTGCCGATGGGATTTACCCCGAGTGGGCAGCCTTTGTTAAGACTATTCGTTACCCCATGAAGCAAAAGACCCAGCACTTTGCCACTGCACAGGAAAGTGCACGCAAGGATATAGAGCGTGCATTTGGTGTCCTGCAAACTCGGTTTGCAGTGATCCAAGGACCCGCGTATGGTTGGGACCGTAACCATATTAATGATATAATGGTGACTTACATTATTTTGCATAACATGATAGTGGAGGATGAACAAGACAATGCTCGTGATACTGATTTCTTGAACATTGGAGAACTAGCAGTTCAGTACCGCAACAATCCGGACAGGGAGGCATTTGTTGCCACACACCATAGGCTTCATGATCAAAACACGCACTTTCAGCTACAATATGATCTCATCGAGCACTAGTGGATGAGGCTGGGATCTCATCATCAGTAGATGAATTAGTGGTCATGTAATATTTTTTAAGACTTGTAATATTCGGTGATCATGTAATATTTATTAAGACTTGTAATGTTCCGTGATCATCACAAACAACATCTAATTCAGCAAATATTCACTAGACATAGGGCAACATCAGATAAATAATAGTTCCAATTAATTCCGCATGGGCTCAACATCAGATAAAATTGTGTCAtgatgatagaacagataacAGTTAGAATTAGTTCCCTGAAATAAAATcaagaaaacataaataaagttGCCTCTCCCATCCATGGTTCAAGGGCCCTGTCTCTTCCCGCGCCTAGCTGCAATCTTCTCAAAAATTTCTTCCTGAAGAGCTTCATAATACATTTGCTGAGCTGGTGTGCAGGCATTAAGATCAATCCCAAGGATCCTTTCATCCTCttgcttctccttttctttcttgtcCATGTCATGCTTCTCACGCATGATCCGAATCTTCTCTTGCTCAATGTCTAACAGTGATTGATTGTGGCTTCGTATTTTCTCAAACCACTTCTCATCTATGCAGGCAAGCTGCTGGAAATGATTAGTTTTACGCATGGATTCTTCTTGCAGGATAGAAATTTTTTGCAATGATAGATCTTGCATCCTCGAAGCATACTccgaagatgatgttgaacCCGCAAAGGAATTTGCTTTCTTCTTGGCTGCTTTTGCTGAATCCCTGCCCATAGGCCTCCTCCTAGCTGATCCAGTAGGGCTAGAattatcatctccaaggtcgTTGGTGTCAGGTTCATGGCTACTGTCCTCTCCAAAACCATCACCTCCAGTTGATTTTCCAAATCCTCTAGGCTTTGGATCCTGCCATTTGGGCTCATCCTTCATAATCTCCCAACAATGCATGTAAGCAAAGTTGTGTTTGAGGATACCAGCAAAATTAGCTGCTGCATGAGTGGTCTGCAATAGGAAATAATTGTTGTTAAATTTAcaacaaaatccatagaaaatAAAATGGGTCAACAAACCGCAAACCTTATCGGCATCCTACATCCCGCTAGGATTCTCTCGAATGGCATCAGCATAGAAGGATGAAAACTTCCCCACTTCAGCCTTGATTATGTTCCAACGGCTCTGTAAAGACCTCAAACTCCTTTCTAGGTAGGATCCCCTCCTCAAATTGTACCGCTACACAATCCTATCCCACATGCGATCTTTTTTTTGCAGTACTTGTAATTGGGCCACAACTTATTTCAAGCCATGACTTCGCAATGTTTACATCTTCATCTGGGTTGAAGTTGCCTAACTTGGTCCTATTGACCATCTTTTTCCTCCTTCCTTTTCTTGTAGGAGCTAGCGCTGGTGGGACAGGCACTTCCTCCACATCTACCTCATCATTTTGCACAGATGCATCTGCCATTTCAGCCAGATGAAACACTTGTGGAGCATTGGTACTTGGATGCATCATTGGGACATTAGGTGGAAGCTGCTGGAATCCTTGGGGGAACCATGATGGAGGACCTTGGTAGCCATACATGTATGGTTCCAGGTAGCTTGGTAGGGAGAAATGTTGCCACTAGGGAAAACTCCTTGTGATCCATCAGGAACTTTGGACTGGTTAGGATCCATCCTAAAATCACAGGCAAAAAAGATACCAATGGTTATATCTAAGCATTATATGTGAGTATGCAAAGTTCTCATGAGCCACCAAATTTAGATTAAATGTAGGGCACAATTTACTTTTTTCAAGTAACTGGTTATATCTAAAAAGATGCATTGTGAACATAATAATGTAGGTTACTTTTGAAATAGCAAGCTTTCAATCAGAACAAACTAGTTCCAGGAATTTTTTCAGATTCTGCAGGTATGCTGAAATTGAGAACCATTAATAAAAAccttttggattttttttccaggTCAAAGCTATGCTCAAATCCAGGTTTTGGAACAGCAAGCAAAACCTAAGCACTAACTGTGAAATGCATAAACTTAATTCAAGTCATAGCAAATAGTCAGAGCCAAGCTTGCACTTACTAAAATGTAATGAGAGAAAAGGTACCAGCTTTCTGCTAGTTATAAATCCACACTTCA containing:
- the LOC101781176 gene encoding uncharacterized protein LOC101781176; the protein is MDNFTSSCFTNAIDGYPGSLRRYWMMEEEDDDTHFLVDDDEAEAATYNHLVFRMHWHLFKHIKEAVKNQDNYFKKKYDATGKEGLSALQKCVAAIRILAYGVPADVVDEYVRIGESTAQKALHHFCRAVIDVFGEYYLRAPNAADVARLLQEGEDRGFLGMLGNIDCMHWEWRNCPTSWKGQFTSRGKHPSMILEAVALHDLWIWHAYFGMLGSNNDINVLHRSPVFSAYLRVHSTPVSFAVNGRTYNMGYYLADGIYPEWAAFVKTIRYPMKQKTQHFATAQESARKDIERAFGVLQTRFAVIQGPAYGWDRNHINDIMVTYIILHNMIVEDEQDNARDTDFLNIGELAVQYRNNPDREAFVATHHRLHDQNTHFQLQYDLIEH